Part of the Candidatus Methylomirabilota bacterium genome is shown below.
GTCGATGATCACGCGCCCTCCCGGGCGGCGGTCGCCGAGGCCGTGACCGCCCAGGGTGGGCAGGTGCAGGGCAACGGCAGTCGGGTCGAGGACGTCGCGCACCTGGTGGGGAAGCACCGGCCCGACGCCGTCATCATGGCGGTGGGTCTGCCCGACGGGGACGGTGTGGAGGCGGCGCGCCAGGTGATGGCCTCCGGCGCCTGCCCCGTGGTGATGCTCACCAGCCACACGGAGGCCGCGGTGGCGGCGCGCGCCATCGGGGCCGGCGTGCTTGCGTTCCTCGTGAAGCCGCTGCGCGCGGAGGAGCTGGGCCCGGCCCTGGACGTGGCGGTCTCCCGCTTCCGCGAGCTCACCGCCATGCGGCAGGAGAACGAAGCCCTCAAGCGCACGCTCGAGACGCGCAAGCTCATCGAGCGGGCGAAAGGCATCCTGATGCAACGGCTCGGTCTCTCCGAGCCGGATGCGTTCCGCCGCATCCAGAAGACCGCGATGGACACCCGCCGGCCCATGGCCGAGGTCGCCCAGGCGCTGCTCCTCACCGAGGAGATGGCGCACGGCCGAGCGGGCAAGTAGTCGCTGCTGCCTACATCCTCGGCAGGCGCGCCGCGACTGCTGCTTATGCAGGCAGTCACTCATCGGGCGGCGCTGCCGCAATCGCTTGAAAACATTCACCCAGGGCGGCGGCACATCGCTTGCTCTCCGTCTGGGCAGCCCGGCGCGACACCGCCGTCGCGCCGGGTACGGCACCGCCGCCGCTGGCCACTTCAACCTCTTTGCCGTGAAAGGAGTCGGGCATGCAGGGCGTGACGAGAAGGAGCTTCCTCAAGACCGCGGCGGTGGTCGGCGCGGGCGCGGCAGCCGGCATCGGATTCCCGGCCGTGCTCCGGGCGCAGGGCGGCACGGTGAAGGTGGGCGTGCTCCACTCGCTCTCGGGCACCATGGCCATCAGCGAGGTGTCGCTGCGCGACGTGTGCATGATGGCGTTCGAGGAGATCAACGCCAAGGGCGGGGTCATGGGCAAGAAGATCGAGCCCGTGGTCGTGGATCCCGCGTCGAACTGGGACCTCTTCGCGGAGAAGGCCAAGCAGCTCCTCCTCCAGGACAAGGTCGCGGTGGTCTTCGGCTGCTGGACCTCGGTGAGCCGCAAGTCCGTGCTTCCGGTGTTCGAGAGCAACAACGGGCTCCTCTTCTACCCCGTCCAGTACGAGGGTGAGGAGTGCTCGAAGAACGTCTTCTACACGGGGGCCACGCCGAACCAGCAGCTGATCCCGGCGGCGGAGTACCTCATGTCGAAGGAGGGCGGCGGGTACAAGAAGTTCTACCTGCTCGGGACCGACTACGTGTTCCCGCGCACCGCCAACAAGATCCTGCGCGCGTTCCTCCTCGCCAAGGGCGTCCCCGCTGACTCCATCGCGGAGGAATACACGCCGTTCAATCACCAGGACTATCAGACCATCGTCGGCAAGATCAAGCGCTTCGCCTCCAGCGGCAACGCCGCGGTGCTCTCGACCATCAACGGCGACTCGAACGTGCCCTTCTACAAGGAGTTCGCAAACCAGGGCCTGCGCTCCGAGAACGCGCCCATCATGGCGTTCAGCGTGGCCGAGGACGAGCTGCGCGGCATGGATACCTCCGCGCTGGTCGGGCACCTCGCTGCCTGGAACTACTACCAGTCGGTCTCCACGCCCCAGAACAAGACCTTCGTGCAGAGCTTCAAGAACTACGCGAAGAAGAACAACCTCCCCGGCGGCGACAAGCGCGTCACCGACGATCCGATGGAGGCCGCGTACTTCGGCGTCTACGTCTGGAAGCAGGCGGTCGAGAAGGCCAAGTCTTTCGAGGTCGACGCCGTTCGCAAGGCGGTGTACGGCCAGGAGTTCCTCGCGCCGGGCGGGAAGATCAAGATGGACGAGGCCAACCACCATACCTACAAGCCGGTGCTCATCGGCGAGATCCTGAAGGACGGGCAGTTCAAGGTGGTGTCGCGTTCCAAGGGTTTGGTGAAGGCCGAGCCGTGGAGTGAGTACACCAGTGCGGACAAGGGCTGCGACTGGGTCAAGCACCAGGGCACGTACCAGAAGAAGGCATAAGGCGGGGTGATGGCGTACGTCCTGCTGGTCCTGCTGCTGCTGTCGGGGCTCGCCGCCCCGGCCGCGGCGCAGGCGCCAGCAGCCGCCGCGCCGCCTCCCGAGATCGCGAAGGCCATCGCCGAGGTCGCCTCGTCCGATGGCGCGGCCCAGGAGGCGGCGGCGGTGACGCTCGGCAAG
Proteins encoded:
- a CDS encoding ANTAR domain-containing protein, whose protein sequence is MKPRWKVVIVDDHAPSRAAVAEAVTAQGGQVQGNGSRVEDVAHLVGKHRPDAVIMAVGLPDGDGVEAARQVMASGACPVVMLTSHTEAAVAARAIGAGVLAFLVKPLRAEELGPALDVAVSRFRELTAMRQENEALKRTLETRKLIERAKGILMQRLGLSEPDAFRRIQKTAMDTRRPMAEVAQALLLTEEMAHGRAGK
- the urtA gene encoding urea ABC transporter substrate-binding protein; translation: MTRRSFLKTAAVVGAGAAAGIGFPAVLRAQGGTVKVGVLHSLSGTMAISEVSLRDVCMMAFEEINAKGGVMGKKIEPVVVDPASNWDLFAEKAKQLLLQDKVAVVFGCWTSVSRKSVLPVFESNNGLLFYPVQYEGEECSKNVFYTGATPNQQLIPAAEYLMSKEGGGYKKFYLLGTDYVFPRTANKILRAFLLAKGVPADSIAEEYTPFNHQDYQTIVGKIKRFASSGNAAVLSTINGDSNVPFYKEFANQGLRSENAPIMAFSVAEDELRGMDTSALVGHLAAWNYYQSVSTPQNKTFVQSFKNYAKKNNLPGGDKRVTDDPMEAAYFGVYVWKQAVEKAKSFEVDAVRKAVYGQEFLAPGGKIKMDEANHHTYKPVLIGEILKDGQFKVVSRSKGLVKAEPWSEYTSADKGCDWVKHQGTYQKKA